From the Thermoanaerobaculia bacterium genome, the window CTTCAAATACTCGGTGACGCTGCTGGACAACATCGAGTTCATCGTGGCCAGAAGCGACAACGAACGCCGGGAGATCATCCAGAGTTTCACCCGGCGTGGCATCAAGAAACTGCCCGACGGGCGCAAGGTGGAGGACATCGTCCATACCCCGCAAAGCTGGAGCAAACGCAAACAATGACCATGAAGGACTTTATCGAACAGGAGAAACGGCGGCTGCAGGAATCGCTGCACTGGTTCAACAGCCGGGGCAGCCGCATGACGGTCAGAGAATCCGGGGATCTCTTTCTGGATACCCTGGTGGACAGCTTCACCGTCACCCGGATCGCACCCCATTTCGACGCCGCTGGCAACCATCTGCGCACCGATTTCTGGCTGTTGTGGAAGGCGCTCGGTTACGACGAGGGCTTCCAGCACGCCCACACCATCAAGGTGGTGGATGTCCGGGTCGAAGACACCCTGACAGCCGAACATGACGGTAAGAAGGCCGAAGGGTGGCTGATTGTCGATCTGACCGACGACCTGGGCCGCATTCACCATGTCGAAATGATCGAGCCGGTCTCGGAGCCCGAACTCGCGGCGGACTGGCAACGCTGGATCGCCTACCGCCAGAAAAACGCCGAGAGATTCCGCCGGATCGACGCCCAGCTTCTGGTCGAGCATCTCCGGATCGCGGAGGACTGGTCATGAAACTGCGCTATATGATCGACTCGATAATCGCCGACCGGCAAGCCACCGCCCCGGAATACGTGCCCGTGGGCGTCTGGGTTCAGGGGCCGGGTCCCGGTCTGGATGTGGAGATGTACTACCTCGACCGGGGACCGAACGGGCTTGCCGACCGCAAGGACGAAGCCGCCTGGGTGGTCAACCGTCTGGTCGAGGCCGGGACCACCTCGCTTCCGGCGGATTTTCTCGAATACCACCGGCTGTCCCGCTCCCCCTACGACGGGGTCTTTTCCGAGATCACCGAGAGCGACGAATACCCCTCCCTCGACGCCTGCGGCAAGGCCGTTCTGGCCCGGCTGAACCCCGCCCGCTGAAATTCGCCGTCACCCTCCGACACATCGCCGACGCTTCCGGTAAGTAACCGCTGAACGCTCCCCGCAGGTCGCGGAGAGCACAGCAAACTGACCGGAGACGTTGATGGAACTGTTCGCCACAGACCTGGAAAGGCTGGCGTTTCTACTGGAGGCCGATGCGGCGCTGACTCTCGATCCCGACACGCTCGGGACCGAGGCCGCCGAACAGTCCGCTCCTGAAGAGCTCCCTCCCGAGAAGCGCCCCAAGTACATCACCAACTACATCGGCAGTAAGCAGAAGCTCGTCGACTGGATCTGGAAGCATACCCCGGAAGGCGCTGGCACGGTGCTGGATGCCTTTTCGGGGTCTGCGGTCGTGGCCTACATGTACAAGACCAAGGGCCTCCAGGTCATCGCCAACGACCGGCTCCGCTACTGCCACCACGCCGCCAAGGCGATCATCGAGAACAACTCGGTTCGCCTGAGCGAGGACGAGATCGAGGCGCTCCTGGCCGACAACGCCAAGGCGGGCAGCTTCGTTCAGGACAACTTCAAGGGCATCTTCTTCGCCAAGGGCGTCCATGCGCTGATCGACACCATCCGCGCCAACTGCGACAAGCTCTCCGGCTTCAAGAAAGACATCGCCCTGTTCGGCCTCGGCAAAACCTGCATGAGCGGCAAGGGTGGCTTCGGCCACTTCTCGTCGTCCACCGATTATGGCCGCCGCCAGGACACCCCCGACGAGTTCAAGGATCGCCTGCGCAAGAACCTGCAGCGCATCAACGCCCTGGTCTTCGACAACGACAAGGAGAACAAGGCATACCGGCAGGACATCAACGACCTGCTGCCGAAAGCCAAGGCGGATCTGGCCTACTTCGATCCGCCCTACGCCACCGAGTTTTCGACCACCAACTACGAGCGGGCCTACCACTTCGTGGAGGGGCTCATGACCTATTGGGAAGGGCTCGAAATCAAGGCCGACACCAAGGTCAAGTATTACGAGACCGACCACAAGACCGTCACCAAGGCCAACGCCAGCGAGTTCTTCCAGACCTTTCTCGGCAACGCCAAGCACATCCCGCACTGGCTGATCTCCTACCGCGATCACGCCTATCCCAACGAGCAGGAGATGAAGCGGATCATCGGCTCCTTCGGCAAGCAGAGCCGGATGAAGTCCAAGGATCACCACTACGCCATCACCTCCAAGCACGGCGAGGCTTCCAACGCCAAGGAGCGTCTGTTCGTCTGCGCTCCCGGGGCCAAGGCCAGCGCCGAGCGGGAGGAGAAACCCGTTCCGATGGCCGCCGCCGCGAACTTCCACACCAGCATCCCCGTGGACATCCGGCTGGGCGAAGGCGAACGCCTCGCGACCGAGGCCATGGATGTCGGCTCGGCGGGCGACCCCCAATTCAGCTTCGTGCTCTGCCGCACCGGCACCAACAAGAACGGCGATCACTTCACCGCCGAGGAGTTGTCCGGTCGGCATATGACGGCCGTGAACAAGAAGGTCGATCTGCAGCATTCGCAGGAGTTCAACGACATCGTGGGTGGCATCGTCGCCGCCGACTACCTGGAGGACGACAACGGCGGCCGCGTGGAATGCGTCGGCGAGCTGTACGTCCACGACACCCCGGCCGCCCGGCTGGCCTACAAGCTGATGAAGCGCGGGATCATCTCCCAGGTCTCCATGGAGTGCGACTACCAGGAGGGCGAATGCTCGGTCTGCCACAAGCGCTTCCAGAAC encodes:
- a CDS encoding DNA adenine methylase → MELFATDLERLAFLLEADAALTLDPDTLGTEAAEQSAPEELPPEKRPKYITNYIGSKQKLVDWIWKHTPEGAGTVLDAFSGSAVVAYMYKTKGLQVIANDRLRYCHHAAKAIIENNSVRLSEDEIEALLADNAKAGSFVQDNFKGIFFAKGVHALIDTIRANCDKLSGFKKDIALFGLGKTCMSGKGGFGHFSSSTDYGRRQDTPDEFKDRLRKNLQRINALVFDNDKENKAYRQDINDLLPKAKADLAYFDPPYATEFSTTNYERAYHFVEGLMTYWEGLEIKADTKVKYYETDHKTVTKANASEFFQTFLGNAKHIPHWLISYRDHAYPNEQEMKRIIGSFGKQSRMKSKDHHYAITSKHGEASNAKERLFVCAPGAKASAEREEKPVPMAAAANFHTSIPVDIRLGEGERLATEAMDVGSAGDPQFSFVLCRTGTNKNGDHFTAEELSGRHMTAVNKKVDLQHSQEFNDIVGGIVAADYLEDDNGGRVECVGELYVHDTPAARLAYKLMKRGIISQVSMECDYQEGECSVCHKRFQNKADYCTHLRKFKGRDFNGQPVFEILHGVTFTGLGLLDRKGADENARILQVASLQSQPDQSQPEGDSTMEDKTKPTDDQAVEAAKKKPAQQEGDPARVSDLEKENRQLKAQVAELQKRVQELEAEQKAAACRSRAKKLLTRLEKQGLSFASEEDREAELKRLAELSDEAFAATEAAYERLPKSAKADKDKEEKPADSDQGGKPAAKASTETPLRSDAGVRPHDVDDRKVSLEDRLRDGFMAAYRNRVGEDSPEHSQINA